The following DNA comes from Fusobacteriaceae bacterium.
TCCTCCACCCGGGATTTGCCGATTCCCTTGCCTTGGGCTTTGAGGAACGTAAACATCATGGCGCCGCCCACGAGAACCTTGTCGGCCTTCACGAGGAGATTTTCAATGACCCCGATCTTGTCGGAAACCTTGGCGCCGCCCAGAATGGCAACCAAAGGCCTTTTGGGGGCGTTTACGGCGTCGCCTATAAATTTTATCTCTTTTTCCATCAAAAATCCGGCCACGGCCAATCCCGCTCCGATATTCTGCGAAATCCCCACATTGGAGGCGTGGGCCCGGTGGGCGGTCCCGAAGGCGTCGTTGACGAAGACGTCCCCGAGGGAAGCCCAGTATTTTCCCAGCTCCGGATTATTTTTCGATTCTTTTTTGCCTTCGATATCCTCAAAACGCGTATTCTCAAACATCAGAACCTCGCCGGCTTTGAGGGCGGCGACCGCCGATTCGAGGGCTTTCCCCCGGGTTTCGGGAATAAAGGCGACCGGCTTTCCCAAGAGTTCGGAAAGTCTTTCCGCCGCCGCTTTGAGGGAATTTTCGGCTTTGTCGGCCTCCGATTCCACCCGGCCCAGATGGGAAAAGGCAATGACTTTTCCGCCTTTTTCGAGGGCATAGCGGATTGTCGGCAACGCGGCTTTAATTCTCGTGTCGTCGGTAATCTTCCCGTCTTTCATGGGGACGTTGAAATCGACCCGGATCAGGACTTTTTTTCCTTTCAGATCCACGTCGGCAATGGTTTTTTTCGACATAACAAACCTCCGTCTGTAAAATAGCGGAACATTTTGTTCCGCTATCTATCATTTTCTCTGCTCAACTCTTAACAATTTTCCGCGAAGTATTTGATGGACCGTACCATCTGGCTCGTATAGGAATTTTCGTTGTCATACCAGGCCACGACCTGCACCAGAGCCGTTCCGTCGGGCTGCTTCAGGACCATGGTCTGCGTCGCGTCGTAGATCGAGCCGTATGTGCTCCCGATGACGTCGGACGATACGATTTCTTCGTCATTGTAACCGAAAGACGGGGACTGGGCCGCTTTCATGGCCGCGTGGATCTCGTCCACCGTGACGGCTTTTTCCACATAGGCCACGAGGATCGTCGTGGATCCTGTCGCTACAGGAACCCGCTGGGCCGAGCCGATGAGTTTTTTGTTGAGTTCCGGAATGACGAGACCGATGGCCTTGGCGGCGCCGGTGGAATTGGGAACGATGTTGACGGCGGCTGCCCGGGCTCTGCGGAAATCGCCTTTCCGATGGGGTCCGTCCAATACCATCTGATCGCCCGTATAGGCGTGCACCGTTGTCATGATGCCGCTTTTGATCGTGGCCAGCTTGTTGAGGTTGTAGGCCAGGGGCGCGAGACAGTTGGTCGTGCAGGACGCGCAGCTGATGATCGTATCGCCTTTTTTCAGAATTTTTTCATTGACGCCGAATACGACGGTCGGGAGATCATCCCCGGCGGGCGCGGAAATGACGACTTTCTTCGCGCCGGCTTTGATATGAGCCTCGGATTTGGCCTTGGACGTATAAAAGCCCGTACATTCGAGGACAACGTCCACGCCGATGGCGCCCCAGGGGAGTTTCGCCGCGTCCGCTTCCTTGTAAATCGTGATTTTCTTGCCGGCGACTTCGATATAATCCTCGCCGGAAGTTACCGTATCCGCCAGATCGTATTTTTTCTGGGCCGAGTCATATTTCAGCAAATGAGCCAGCATCTTGGGGTCTGTCAAGTCGTTGATGGCCACGACCTCATACCCTTCAGCCCCGAACATCTGCCGGAAAGCGAGCCGTCCAATTCTTCCGAATCCGTTAATTGCTACTTTTACTGCCATTTTTCATTCCTCCTCAAATACAAATATGAAACGCATCCTTTACTTTATGTACAAAACCTTACCACCCTATATGATACCTCTGATTTTGTCATTTGTCAAATCTGTAGAACGATTATTTTTAAACATTTCCGGGTCATTTTTTTCACAGCGCGCTCATTCCGTTTTCTTCACGTGATCCTTGTTATAGGCCCGGATTTCTTCCAGTTTTCGCTCAAAGATTTCCTCTTCGCTCAGGAGATCCACCTTGATCCCCCGGGTTTCGATGACCCGGATCAGGTCCCCCGCCTTTTCCTTGCGGACGTCTCCCGCCGGGACCTCCAAAATCTCAAACTTGAAGTATTTGTCGTAATATTCGAGCTCCAGCACGTTGCCGACCTTGACTTCGGCCCCCGCCTTGGCCACCCGTCCGTTCAGCCTGGCCTTCCCGCCGTCGATAACAATCTTGGCGATGGGCCTTCTTTTGATGATGCGACTCACTTTCAAGAACTTGTCCAGTCTCATACCGCCTTCCTACAACCCCCTCTGCTTGGCCTCGTTCCAGTAGCGATCCATCGTGGCGAGGTCGGATTTTTCCATGTCGCAGTGCTCCTCCACATAGCGGAAACGCCGCTCAAAGCGCTTGTTTGTCCCGGAGAGGGCGTCGCTGGCGTTGAGCTTCAAAAATCGCGCGAGGTTGACCGTCGCGAACAAGAGATCCCCGATTTCTTCCTGGGTCTGGGGTTTTTCCGCTTTTCTGGCTTCGATTTGCAGCGCCAACTTCACTTCCCGGAGCTCTTCCTCGATCTTGGCGATGACCTCTTCGGCGTGGGACCAGTCAAAGCCCACATGGGCGGCCCGCTTCTGGAGCTTTTCCGCCTTCATGACCGGCGGGAGCGCCTTGGGGATGCCGTCCATGGCCGATTTCCGGTCGGCATGGTTCTCTTCTGTCTTTTTGATCTCTTCCCAGTTTTGCACGACCTCGTCCGAGGTGATGTCCGCCCTTTCCTTGAACACATGAGGATGACGGCGGATCAGCTTTTCCGAGATGTCAAGGATCACGTCCCT
Coding sequences within:
- the gap gene encoding type I glyceraldehyde-3-phosphate dehydrogenase — encoded protein: MAVKVAINGFGRIGRLAFRQMFGAEGYEVVAINDLTDPKMLAHLLKYDSAQKKYDLADTVTSGEDYIEVAGKKITIYKEADAAKLPWGAIGVDVVLECTGFYTSKAKSEAHIKAGAKKVVISAPAGDDLPTVVFGVNEKILKKGDTIISCASCTTNCLAPLAYNLNKLATIKSGIMTTVHAYTGDQMVLDGPHRKGDFRRARAAAVNIVPNSTGAAKAIGLVIPELNKKLIGSAQRVPVATGSTTILVAYVEKAVTVDEIHAAMKAAQSPSFGYNDEEIVSSDVIGSTYGSIYDATQTMVLKQPDGTALVQVVAWYDNENSYTSQMVRSIKYFAENC
- a CDS encoding phosphoglycerate kinase is translated as MSKKTIADVDLKGKKVLIRVDFNVPMKDGKITDDTRIKAALPTIRYALEKGGKVIAFSHLGRVESEADKAENSLKAAAERLSELLGKPVAFIPETRGKALESAVAALKAGEVLMFENTRFEDIEGKKESKNNPELGKYWASLGDVFVNDAFGTAHRAHASNVGISQNIGAGLAVAGFLMEKEIKFIGDAVNAPKRPLVAILGGAKVSDKIGVIENLLVKADKVLVGGAMMFTFLKAQGKGIGKSRVEEDKVELAKSLLAKSGGKLLLPVDTVVAAEFKNDSPAETVSVDAIPADKMGLDIGPATIALFGAEIAKAKTVVWNGPMGVFEMPNFAKGTIGVCEAIADLKDAVTIIGGGDSAAAATSLGYEDKFTHISTGGGASLEYLEGKELPGVASISEK
- the mazG gene encoding nucleoside triphosphate pyrophosphohydrolase → MKEFDELITIMERLRGENGCPWDREQTLETLKFPLVEETYEVLEAMDEGGPALREELGDLLLQIIFQAQISAEKKDFTIRDVILDISEKLIRRHPHVFKERADITSDEVVQNWEEIKKTEENHADRKSAMDGIPKALPPVMKAEKLQKRAAHVGFDWSHAEEVIAKIEEELREVKLALQIEARKAEKPQTQEEIGDLLFATVNLARFLKLNASDALSGTNKRFERRFRYVEEHCDMEKSDLATMDRYWNEAKQRGL
- a CDS encoding RNA-binding S4 domain-containing protein, producing MRLDKFLKVSRIIKRRPIAKIVIDGGKARLNGRVAKAGAEVKVGNVLELEYYDKYFKFEILEVPAGDVRKEKAGDLIRVIETRGIKVDLLSEEEIFERKLEEIRAYNKDHVKKTE